From Desulfuromonas sp. KJ2020, one genomic window encodes:
- a CDS encoding DDE-type integrase/transposase/recombinase, producing the protein MVMHKNIRLTPHDRQKIWQLWQTGEYKVSRLAELYRVSRPTIYKILARARKQEFVPRKSVNDRFRSLKYGLKRLAKVERELEEKRKREARRYNKSYPGELVHFDSKRLPLIKGEDQTLPREYLFVAIDDYSRELYAGVFPDKTQHSAELFLRQVVDECPYTIEYTYSDNGKEFKGTGEHAFVKAC; encoded by the coding sequence ATCTGGCAGCTTTGGCAGACTGGCGAATACAAGGTCAGTCGCCTGGCAGAACTCTACCGGGTTTCGAGGCCAACGATCTACAAGATACTCGCACGGGCCAGGAAGCAGGAGTTTGTACCCCGCAAGAGTGTCAACGATCGTTTTCGTAGCCTCAAGTATGGGCTGAAGCGGCTGGCTAAAGTCGAGCGCGAACTCGAAGAAAAACGAAAAAGAGAAGCCAGACGCTACAACAAATCATATCCTGGAGAGCTGGTTCACTTCGACAGCAAGCGGCTCCCGTTGATCAAGGGCGAAGATCAGACGCTGCCACGCGAGTATCTGTTCGTCGCCATTGATGATTATTCCCGGGAACTCTATGCAGGGGTATTCCCGGACAAGACACAACACAGTGCCGAACTCTTTCTGCGTCAGGTGGTCGATGAATGCCCTTACACCATCGAATACACCTACTCAGACAACGGCAAAGAATTTAAAGGCACTGGCGAACATGCTTTCGTCAAGGCTTGTAA